One Carassius auratus strain Wakin chromosome 16, ASM336829v1, whole genome shotgun sequence genomic window carries:
- the LOC113116450 gene encoding uncharacterized protein LOC113116450 isoform X1: MMTNEIRKSILSTVNMRSSIAFLVVAVLLCIMLSAEASDVLRCTGERLSDGQFYFKMTFDLKEGVDDCETQWVINGIVAGFSEADGHTECKLPLLNATANTAVLQTCDEKLECLLICPSASINKREPCSCATTSSTTLPEVGLPDWRAGVWIGVSVAGIMLLSLIVTMLYKRKKKRSEFALSGPCPDSDSEAAASLHLGVLQSSHIH, from the exons ATGATGACAAATGAAATAAGGAAGTCAATCCTGTCAACCGTCAACATGAGAAGTAGTATAGCTTTCCTCG TTGTGGCCGTGCTGTTATGCATCATGCTGTCAGCAGAAGCATCGGATGTCCTGCGATGCACAGGGGAGAGACTGAGCGATGGCCAGTTCTACTTCAAGATGACATTTGATCTTAAAGAGGGTGTTGATGACTGCGAGACCCAATGGGTCATCAAT GGAATTGTGGCAGGATTTTCTGAAGCTGATGGACATACGGAGTGCAAGCTCCCTCTTCTAAATGCAACAGCAAACACAGCTGTCTTACAGACCTGCGATGAAAAACTGGAATGTTTGCTCATCTGCCCCTCCGCCAGT ATCAACAAAAGGGAACCGTGCTCTT GTGCTACCACTTCTTCAACTACACTTCCTGAAG tgggTTTGCCTGACTGGAGAGCTGGTGTTTGGATTGGAGTGAGTGTGGCTGGGATAATGTTGCTGTCTCTGATCGTCACCATGctttataagagaaaaaaaaaaag GTCAGAATTTGCTCTTAGTGGCCCATGTCCTGATTCTGATTCTG AAGCAGCTGCATCATTGCACCTGGGCGTTCTTCAGTCTTCACACATTCATTAG
- the LOC113116450 gene encoding uncharacterized protein LOC113116450 isoform X2 produces MMTNEIRKSILSTVNMRSSIAFLVVAVLLCIMLSAEASDVLRCTGERLSDGQFYFKMTFDLKEGVDDCETQWVINGIVAGFSEADGHTECKLPLLNATANTAVLQTCDEKLECLLICPSASINKREPCSCATTSSTTLPEVGLPDWRAGVWIGVSVAGIMLLSLIVTMLYKRKKKRSEFALSGPCPDSEAAASLHLGVLQSSHIH; encoded by the exons ATGATGACAAATGAAATAAGGAAGTCAATCCTGTCAACCGTCAACATGAGAAGTAGTATAGCTTTCCTCG TTGTGGCCGTGCTGTTATGCATCATGCTGTCAGCAGAAGCATCGGATGTCCTGCGATGCACAGGGGAGAGACTGAGCGATGGCCAGTTCTACTTCAAGATGACATTTGATCTTAAAGAGGGTGTTGATGACTGCGAGACCCAATGGGTCATCAAT GGAATTGTGGCAGGATTTTCTGAAGCTGATGGACATACGGAGTGCAAGCTCCCTCTTCTAAATGCAACAGCAAACACAGCTGTCTTACAGACCTGCGATGAAAAACTGGAATGTTTGCTCATCTGCCCCTCCGCCAGT ATCAACAAAAGGGAACCGTGCTCTT GTGCTACCACTTCTTCAACTACACTTCCTGAAG tgggTTTGCCTGACTGGAGAGCTGGTGTTTGGATTGGAGTGAGTGTGGCTGGGATAATGTTGCTGTCTCTGATCGTCACCATGctttataagagaaaaaaaaaaag GTCAGAATTTGCTCTTAGTGGCCCATGTCCTGATTCTG AAGCAGCTGCATCATTGCACCTGGGCGTTCTTCAGTCTTCACACATTCATTAG